CCGGGTGCTCTCCATTGCTGGCACCGACCCCACCGGCGGGGCGGGGATCCAGGCCGACATTAAGAGCATCGCCGCCTCTGGCGGATACGCGATGGCGGTGGTGACCTCCCTCGTCGCCCAGAACACCCGCGGAGTGCGGTCGGTGCACACGCCGCCCACCGCGTTCCTGGCGGAGCAACTCGCCGCGGTCGGCGACGACGTGCGCATCGACGCGGTCAAGATCGGCATGCTCGGCACCGCGCCGGTCGCCCGCGAAGTCCGGCGCTGGCTGGATCGGGTGCGCCCGCCCGTCGTCGTCCTCGACCCCGTCATGGTCGCCACCAGCGGTGACCGCCTGCTCGACCGGGAGGCCGAGGACGAAGTGACGGCCCTGCTGGGTATGGCCTCGCTCGTCACGCCCAACGTACCGGAGCTGGCCGTGCTCACCGGCCTGCCGCCCGCCGTCACCTGGGAAGACGTCATCGCTCAGGCCCTGCAGGTGTCGCAGCGTCACGGCGTCACCGTGCTCGCCAAGGGCGGCCATCTCGATGGCGACGTGGTCCTCGACGCTTTCGTTGACGCTGCTGGCGGTCTGAAGGGGGGCCGCACCCGCGTCGACTTCCCGGGCCCGCGCATTGACACCACCACCACGCACGGCACCGGCTGCTCGCTATCGGCGGCGCTCGCGACCACTTACGCGCGGTTCGGCGACTGGGAGCACGCGCTCGGCGAGACGAAACGCTGGCTCACGGAGAGCATCCGGCACGGTGCCGAACTGAAGGTGGGCGCTGGCAACGGCCCGATTAGCCACTTCGCGGGACTGTGGAGCCGGGGTG
The nucleotide sequence above comes from Streptomyces sp. NBC_01216. Encoded proteins:
- a CDS encoding bifunctional hydroxymethylpyrimidine kinase/phosphomethylpyrimidine kinase is translated as MLSIAGTDPTGGAGIQADIKSIAASGGYAMAVVTSLVAQNTRGVRSVHTPPTAFLAEQLAAVGDDVRIDAVKIGMLGTAPVAREVRRWLDRVRPPVVVLDPVMVATSGDRLLDREAEDEVTALLGMASLVTPNVPELAVLTGLPPAVTWEDVIAQALQVSQRHGVTVLAKGGHLDGDVVLDAFVDAAGGLKGGRTRVDFPGPRIDTTTTHGTGCSLSAALATTYARFGDWEHALGETKRWLTESIRHGAELKVGAGNGPISHFAGLWSRGGLETRPTAPEIETEWWKHVADLRAEIGELPFLKALRNGTLDPGAFARYLAQDALYLRENARLLAEAGSLAPTTDTQVFWGDSARAAITSELVAHLSRLAPAADVPADATTTAYLNHLARAARSGYAVLVAALLPCFWIYQDLGRELHLLARPEHPYRSWLESYADDEFAVMTRRAIDIVTAAAAEADDATRHAMRTVFRESARHERDFFAAPLAPEPTWTQAPGHAIPAAR